In a single window of the Nicotiana tomentosiformis chromosome 10, ASM39032v3, whole genome shotgun sequence genome:
- the LOC138899969 gene encoding uncharacterized protein, with the protein MGRGAAQPANSSATTSTAPLARGTPAPAGHGAARGGAQNSGGLSRFYAMLRHEESEASPDVVTGFAKLDCRTRTVRFEFPNEPIIEWEGDDVVPMVDLLLLDMVDFEVILGMDWLFSYHAILDSHAKTVTLVIPGLPRYIDFCINLAPVTRPISIPLYHMAPAELKEFKEQL; encoded by the exons atgggcagaggtgcggcacaGCCAGCAAATTCttcagctactacatccacagcacctctagctcgaggcaccccagcaccagcagggcatggtgcagctaggggtggtgcacagaattcgggaggactcagcagattttatgctatgctgAGGCATGaggaatcagaggcttctccagatgttgtcacag gttttgccaagcttgattgccgaaccagaactgttaggtttgaatttccaaatgagccaattATTGAATGggagggtgatgatgtagtgccgatgg TTGATCTCTTGTTGttggatatggtggattttgaggttattcttggtatggattggttattctcatatcatgctatcttggatagtcacgccaagactgtgacctTAGTTATTCCAGGGTTGCctag GTACATTGACTTTTGCATTAATCTGGCTCCTGTCACTcgtcccatttctattccattgtACCATATGGctccagctgagttgaaagaattcaaggagcagttgtag